In Prinia subflava isolate CZ2003 ecotype Zambia chromosome 8, Cam_Psub_1.2, whole genome shotgun sequence, the genomic window AGGCAAAGGGGAGCAGCGccgggctggggatggggctggggggaggggacaggaacGGGACAGGCGCCGAGCAGGGCCCGAGGCGGGGGAGGtcaggggcagcccagccccgaCTCCTCCCCGCTCtcgggcggggccgggcagcgaGGGGGCTCCGCCCGCTCCGTGCCCGGAACCGCCGGGCCCGGACATCCGGGCAGGGCCGCCCGCAGCTGCGGCCCGTGGgagcgggcggcgcggcccggccatggcggccccgcggccggaCCCCGAGCTGGCCCGGCAGCTCTTCTTCGAGGGCGCGGCCGTGGTAGTGCTGGACGTGCCCGAGGGCACCGAGTTCGGCATCGACTGCAGCGCCTGGGCCGTGGGGCCGCGGTTCCGCGGCGTGAAGATGGTGCCGCCGGGGCTGCATTTCGTGCACTGCAGCGCGGCCGGCGCCGGCGGGCGGGACGCGGGGCCGCGCTCCGGCCGCTTCCTCAGCCTGCGGCGCCGCGAGGTGCGGGTGCTGCGCTGGGACCCCGCGGGCGAGGCCGTGCGGCCCGAGCCCCCCGAGCAGGGCGAGGCGCTGCGGGACAGCCTGCGGGAGCTGGACCCCTTCCTGGGGCCCTACCCCTACGAGACGCTGAAGAAGTGGGTGTCGCTGAGCAACTTCGTTAGCGAGGCGGCGGccgaggagctgcagcccgAGAGCGGCCAGATCTGCGCGTTCGCCGAGGTGCTGCCCGAGGCGGCGGGGCGGCACACGCGGGACcgcgccgggcagcgccggccgccGCTGGGCGCCGAGTGCCGCAGCTACGCCGAGGGCCTGGCCCGGCTGCCCCGCATGCAGCCGCGGGCCGGCACCCAGATCCGCTTCTCCGAGCTGCCCCGGCAGGCCTTCCCCGACGGGGCCACCCCCGAGGAGATCACCCGGCACAGCATGGACCTGAGCTACGCCCTGCAGCGGGTGATGGAGCAGCGCTACCCCGGCCGGCCGCTGGGCCTGCTCGGTGAGCACTGCCCGGGGAAATGGCATTTCTGTGCAAAGACGGGCTCCAGGGCCGAACCGTGCCTGTTCCCTGCGCGCCGAGGAATCTGCTCAGTGCAGGACAGGAGTTTGTGGAGTTTTtagcagccacaggagctgttcCCATTGCCTGGAGAGGCTGAGGCCGGAGCTCCGAGGGGGCTGCGGCTCCTCCGCAGGGGCAGCTGCGATCTCTGTTCTTTGTGACCGGGGAGAGCACCTGAGGGAACGGCTGGAGCTGTCAAGGGAAatttaggctggatatcagggaaggttcttccccagagggtgctggcactgcccaggctccccaggaatgggcacggccccgaggctgccagagactttggacagcgctgccagggatgcacagggtgggattttggggtgtttttgcaGGACAAGGAGCTGCACAGGATGATCCCACTGGGTCCCTTCCCTCTCAGctcattctgtaattctgttcCAGGACTCTCTGGTGTgaggacaggagctgcagcccagatTAGGTCAAAAGCAGCGGTCACAGGTGGCCCTGGTGTCTGGCGCTTTACCTGTTCAGTGAAGTTCTTGCGGACATACTGTACAGAGTCCTGGGAGCATCAGTGGGGATGGGCATCCCCAGCCCCTCATTCCTGTGGTTGGGCAGGGCGTGGGGGcctcccagctggcagctcctggtgcagggAGCAGCCGCTCCCTGGCCCGGCTCCCTGTGTGCTCCCTGTTCTGCTCTGACAGGGGCGGTGTccgggctgtgccagccctgctgcggggacacagagctcccagagctcagctgctcccagcctcttCTGCACCTGGGATATAAACAAATGCTGAGTCTGTGGAGGTCCTGGAGCAGGGGTTGTTTTGTTGCAGGATGGAGGGAGAAGCCCTCCCAGCTTCCTAGCCCGAACCTAAATTTGGAATAAGCCTTTGTTTGTACCTTCTTCCATTTTTTGTACATTAACGTTAGacaatttattctttttctaaatTACCAAAGACAGCTGTAGGATGTAGAGAGAACAAATTACCTTAGGGAATGGTGGCAAAGCAGTTGATGGTCAGCATCCAGTGGGATGAACCCTGGCTGTTGATTCACAAGGCAAACACACTCGTTGATGTACTGCTGATCTCTCCCAGGATGCCAGGACATGGTGTTTGCAGTCCCATGTGGCACTGGACactcagcacaggcaggctgAACTCTCAGAATAACAGCGGGGTCTGGTTGATGTCTGGGTCTGTTGTTTAGTGTCTGTaaagtccctctccagtgcTGATAATCACAGTTACAGGTGACCTGCCCTGTTCTGCTTTGCtacagctgaggagcagcataGGGTCAGTGTTTGAGAAGAGAATGCACTTTGTGGGGTTTAGAAATGATTTACAGAGCTTTGGGGAGGACACATTCCCAGGATATCTGTTTACTCTtacatgttttgttttgcttcccTTCTCTGAACCCATATAGCTGAGTTGCAGTTTGCTTTCATCTGCTTCCTGATTGGGAACGTGTACGATGCCTTTGagcactggaaaaggctccTGAACATCCTGTGCCGCTCAGAGGAGGCCATGAGCAAGTACCAAGACCTTTACATCAACCTCATTTCTGTGCTGTATCACCAGCTCAACGAAATCccagcagatttttttgtgGACATTGTCTCCCAGGACAACTTTTTAACCAGCACCTTACAGGTGTGTCTGTGGCTGTTCCCTGGAAATGGGAGTGAGGGAGGGCGTACAGGGTATCACATCTGGGGAGAAGCTGCCAAAGGAATTAGCCTGTGTGGGAGATGGGAGCCTGTCTAAGCACACAGGAACTgacttttgctttttccctctgTTATTCAGCTCAACAGCTACAAGAGAGGCAGGGCTAGTGCAACATGGtatatgtttaatttttccaaaattctgttctttcttgaaaaaacaacacaaaaaacttTGGCATGAAGgactgatgatgatgatgatttttGGAATGGTTGGCTCAGTATGCAGGGAAGCTGCAGCAAAACCTTATTGAGCTAAGGGCAGTGATAGTGTTTAAGAAGCTTTTCCATTCCTTAGCACAGCTGAGGATTTCCTGTAGTAAAGTCCTTATCCAGAGGGAATTTATGGCTATTCCAACATGCAAAATGTACTGCTTCTGCTGATCTGTGGCTCAGCCCCAGTGAGACCAGAAACTCCACTGATGGTGACTGTGGTGGCAGTGCAGCAAACTGGTTtagtttacaaaaaaaaaaatcccaaatcagATACACTGATGAAGCTGTGCAATGGGAACCAGCCCTACAGGAAGCTCTGGGCAGTTGTGCTGCAGGTCCTCTCAGAGTCTAGTGCCCTCTCCTTTCCCAGAGAGCAGTTCCATTCCTCTCCTTGTTAACCCCATGTTCTTGCTGTAGTTTTGGGGAGGGTGGAGGTGTTGGGGTTTAATTGCTGGGTAAAATGTTTTGGGAAGCATTGCTTTAATCAAGTGTGTTTCAGAATTTTCAGTCTTCAAAttctttcagaattttcaattttaCAAGTCTTGGGAGGgttataatttatattttatttctgttattagatttttttttccatcccacTACAGGACTGGACAGCCCAGCTGTGTTTGTCAGTTCTCAGCAGTATCCAGAATATGGCAACCAGCCATTCTCTCCCCCTGAGGGGAATTTGGGAAACCCTTATTGCTGGTTCTGGCTGCCTGAGTCTCATCCACCCCTGGGCTCCATCAGTCTGTGTTTTACtcctcagcaggagctgtgctggtgtcagGATCACCCTTAAGCCCTGGCAGGAGTCACCACATTCCCAGTAACAAAGAAAAGCCTTGCAAACTGAGCCCTTCCTCACTCAGTTTTCCATTCTTCTGCTCCTGTGGGATTTCCCCAAAGTGGTGCCAGGGAAGCTCTGGGCCTTGCCTTTCCCCTCACTTTACTCACAGACATCAGAATTCTCTGCCTCAAGAGAATTGGCTGTGggcagatgctcagagctgTGGGGGAGGGCACTGTCTGTGTagctcctgctcagctctggaagCAGCAACTTCATTTTTGGAGTTTGATCCAAGGCAagaagagcacagcacagccaccagtGACTGCAGCCCTACCAATgcttaaagaaaagaaaaaaaaccacttggtgaaataattaatttaacaTGCAGTTCATTGAGAAGAAGTGGGAAGTATAGTTCTTCTAGGAAGTAGGAAGTTTATATATAGATACATAATCTTCtaatcttttttccctcccagcagcattGCGGTGTAAGAGTTCTCTTAGAGGCAGTTTTCCAGTAGAATGAGCAAGGAAAAGGCAAATGTTCATGCACAAAGCAGTGAACTTGGCTGCTCACTGGCAGTGTTTTATCCAGCTTTCAGTAGGTCTCCCCAAAATAGGAGGCTGTGTTTTCCCCAGAGGAGATTTCTTTTTATGGAAATTAGTTCTGGATCACAAGttcaggaggagcagagccaggctgatccgagctg contains:
- the AAR2 gene encoding protein AAR2 homolog; its protein translation is MAAPRPDPELARQLFFEGAAVVVLDVPEGTEFGIDCSAWAVGPRFRGVKMVPPGLHFVHCSAAGAGGRDAGPRSGRFLSLRRREVRVLRWDPAGEAVRPEPPEQGEALRDSLRELDPFLGPYPYETLKKWVSLSNFVSEAAAEELQPESGQICAFAEVLPEAAGRHTRDRAGQRRPPLGAECRSYAEGLARLPRMQPRAGTQIRFSELPRQAFPDGATPEEITRHSMDLSYALQRVMEQRYPGRPLGLLAELQFAFICFLIGNVYDAFEHWKRLLNILCRSEEAMSKYQDLYINLISVLYHQLNEIPADFFVDIVSQDNFLTSTLQVLFSCTCSSAVDETLRKKAEKFKAHLTKKFKWDFEAEPDDCAPVVVELPEGVQVD